In Streptomyces sp. NBC_01426, one genomic interval encodes:
- a CDS encoding sensor histidine kinase, translated as MAQEHSPPAASSFEAGISWTLPAIVVVAATCLVGALVSASGSAPVVWIAIGGACTVAAVVEAVLRGRSAAARRAQVTELLTALRRQEAETIHLADVLLPEVIDRLRRGEFPDDVLNSLVGNGRHTSRWSADTSMTPQFKTALRTVLARVVDAVDAEENLRESAQRAFVNIARRVQAIVHQQAQEMREMEDRHGRNPDVFGDLLRLDHGTALVGRLADSISVLGGARPGRQWSRAVPLYSVLRGAMSRIIDYQRVELHSVSEVAVVGPAVEPLIHALAELLDNATRYSPPHTRVHLTAVEVQSGIAVEIEDGGVNMSEEARKRAERMLAQAQTGIDLNDLGETPRLGLAVVGRLAQAYGFQISLRSSAYGGVRAVLIVPQDLITTTSAATGLAHGIGASSGPRAAAPSPRQHPVDHLSAQTSAPPPPPAARPVPQARPGGDDVVVVTERTPTGLPQRRRKDREVAPDAPYGFPSRTPADEAAPGMWLEAFHNGLSGTSGGEDDGPGPANKGT; from the coding sequence ATGGCGCAAGAACATTCCCCACCCGCGGCCTCCTCATTCGAGGCCGGGATAAGCTGGACACTCCCCGCGATCGTGGTCGTGGCCGCGACCTGCCTGGTCGGCGCGCTGGTCTCCGCTTCGGGGTCCGCCCCCGTGGTGTGGATCGCGATCGGCGGCGCCTGCACGGTCGCGGCGGTCGTCGAGGCGGTGCTCCGCGGCCGCTCTGCGGCCGCCCGCCGCGCACAGGTCACAGAACTCCTCACCGCCCTGCGGCGCCAGGAGGCCGAGACGATCCACCTCGCCGACGTACTGCTGCCCGAGGTGATCGACCGGCTGCGCCGGGGCGAGTTCCCCGACGACGTGTTGAACTCGCTCGTCGGCAACGGCAGGCACACCTCGCGCTGGAGCGCGGACACCTCCATGACGCCGCAGTTCAAGACCGCCCTGCGGACCGTGCTGGCCCGTGTGGTCGACGCCGTCGACGCGGAGGAGAACCTCCGCGAGTCGGCGCAGCGCGCCTTCGTGAACATCGCCCGCCGGGTGCAGGCCATTGTTCACCAACAGGCCCAGGAAATGCGCGAGATGGAGGACCGGCACGGCCGCAACCCCGACGTGTTCGGCGACCTGCTCCGACTCGACCACGGCACCGCCCTGGTCGGTCGACTCGCCGACTCGATCTCCGTACTCGGCGGGGCCCGCCCCGGCCGCCAGTGGAGCCGGGCCGTCCCGCTCTACAGCGTCCTGCGCGGGGCGATGTCCCGCATCATCGACTACCAGCGCGTCGAACTCCACTCGGTCTCCGAGGTCGCGGTCGTCGGCCCCGCCGTCGAACCGCTGATCCACGCGCTGGCCGAGCTGCTCGACAACGCCACCCGGTACTCGCCGCCCCACACTCGCGTGCACCTGACCGCCGTCGAGGTGCAGTCGGGCATCGCCGTCGAGATCGAGGACGGCGGGGTGAACATGAGCGAGGAGGCCCGCAAGCGGGCCGAACGGATGCTCGCCCAGGCCCAGACCGGCATCGACCTCAACGACCTCGGCGAAACCCCACGCCTGGGCCTTGCGGTCGTCGGCCGACTCGCGCAGGCCTACGGGTTCCAGATCTCCCTGCGGTCCTCGGCCTACGGCGGGGTGCGCGCGGTACTCATCGTTCCCCAGGACCTGATCACCACGACGTCGGCCGCCACCGGGCTCGCCCACGGCATCGGCGCGTCCTCCGGTCCGCGGGCCGCCGCCCCCAGCCCCCGGCAGCACCCCGTGGACCACCTCTCGGCGCAGACCTCCGCGCCGCCCCCGCCGCCCGCGGCCCGCCCGGTGCCCCAGGCCCGACCCGGCGGCGACGACGTCGTTGTCGTCACCGAGCGCACCCCCACCGGCCTGCCGCAGCGGCGGCGCAAGGACCGGGAGGTCGCGCCCGACGCACCGTACGGGTTCCCCTCCCGGACCCCGGCGGACGAGGCGGCGCCCGGCATGTGGCTGGAGGCATTCCACAACGGTCTGTCCGGCACGTCCGGCGGCGAGGACGATGGCCCGGGCCCAGCGAACAAAGGGACGTAA
- a CDS encoding roadblock/LC7 domain-containing protein, whose protein sequence is MQQRVSSLDWMLKDLASGVPQTRHVIVLSADGLCVAQYGAETDTADRLAAACAGLQSLAGAVASELPRSEGRMRLVVIEMDGGFFYLMAAGSGSYLAVLADEGVDAGLMGAQMRDLVSRIGEHLSTPPRHDGHPA, encoded by the coding sequence ATGCAACAGCGAGTCAGCAGCCTGGACTGGATGCTCAAGGACCTGGCCTCCGGAGTCCCACAGACACGCCACGTGATCGTGCTGTCCGCGGACGGCCTGTGCGTGGCCCAGTACGGGGCCGAGACCGACACGGCGGACCGGCTGGCGGCCGCGTGCGCGGGCCTGCAGAGCCTGGCCGGCGCCGTCGCCTCCGAACTGCCCCGCTCCGAGGGGCGGATGAGGCTGGTCGTCATCGAGATGGACGGCGGCTTCTTCTACCTGATGGCCGCCGGCTCCGGTTCCTACCTGGCGGTACTGGCGGACGAGGGTGTCGACGCCGGCTTGATGGGCGCGCAGATGCGCGACCTGGTGAGCCGGATTGGAGAACACCTGAGCACTCCGCCTCGGCACGACGGGCACCCCGCGTGA
- a CDS encoding DUF742 domain-containing protein — MSEPPAGWEEDSPERLYVITGGRSGSSTSTRLDLVTLVVAKAGARPEMQPEHASILRMCQAPLSVAEISAYVGLPVSVVTVLIGDLLAGKQVLVRPPVPVAKLPDIALIEAVIDGLQKL, encoded by the coding sequence GTGAGCGAGCCCCCCGCAGGCTGGGAGGAGGACAGTCCCGAGCGGCTCTACGTGATCACCGGTGGCCGCAGCGGTTCGTCCACCTCCACCCGCCTCGACCTCGTCACGCTCGTGGTCGCGAAGGCGGGCGCGCGCCCGGAGATGCAACCCGAGCACGCGTCGATCCTGCGGATGTGCCAGGCACCGCTGTCGGTGGCCGAGATCTCGGCCTACGTGGGCCTGCCCGTGAGCGTGGTCACCGTCCTGATCGGCGATCTCCTGGCGGGCAAACAGGTCCTGGTCCGCCCGCCCGTGCCCGTCGCCAAACTACCCGACATCGCTCTGATCGAGGCCGTGATCGATGGACTACAGAAGCTCTGA
- a CDS encoding response regulator transcription factor, whose amino-acid sequence MPRVLVVEDDPRIRAFLIEILTEQGYAVHNTGDGFGALREITRTSFDAVVLDLGLPDLDGGDALRMIRGISPVPVVVATARDDEGEIIRLLNAGADDYLVKPFSGGQLVARLSAVLRRTTAPHTADPAGGPRPAGPADLMRPVSVGQLTMDPVARTAVLAGQELRFTRREFDLLAFLAHHAGQVVSKRRLLSEVWREPYVDDQTVDVHLSAVRRKLGESAAAPRYLRTVRGVGIKMVEPR is encoded by the coding sequence ATGCCCCGTGTACTCGTCGTCGAGGACGACCCCCGCATTCGCGCGTTCCTGATCGAAATACTCACCGAGCAGGGGTACGCCGTCCACAACACCGGCGACGGTTTCGGAGCCCTGCGGGAAATCACCCGGACGTCGTTCGACGCGGTCGTGCTCGACCTCGGACTGCCGGACCTGGACGGCGGCGACGCACTCCGCATGATCAGGGGCATATCCCCGGTGCCCGTGGTGGTCGCCACCGCACGCGACGACGAGGGGGAGATCATCCGGCTGCTCAACGCCGGCGCCGACGACTACCTCGTCAAACCGTTCTCGGGCGGTCAACTCGTGGCCCGCCTCTCCGCGGTGCTGCGCCGCACGACCGCGCCGCACACCGCGGATCCGGCCGGCGGTCCCCGGCCCGCCGGCCCGGCCGACCTGATGCGGCCCGTGTCCGTCGGCCAACTGACGATGGACCCCGTGGCCCGCACCGCCGTCCTCGCCGGACAGGAACTCCGATTCACCCGACGCGAGTTCGATCTCCTGGCATTCCTCGCCCACCACGCGGGACAGGTGGTCTCCAAGCGCCGGCTCCTCAGCGAGGTGTGGCGCGAACCCTACGTGGACGACCAGACGGTCGACGTGCACCTGTCGGCGGTGCGTCGCAAACTCGGCGAGAGCGCGGCCGCACCCCGCTATCTCAGGACCGTGCGGGGAGTCGGCATCAAAATGGTGGAACCCCGGTGA
- a CDS encoding SAM-dependent methyltransferase has product MSATPFTSPLGSGQGLDDEQVRLYYGRKTADILHKYGPGPRVHFHLGMFGHDTHPHTTVPQEVIKQRIVGAQEEIVEHAARSWGAYERPPRTLLDIGCGLGGGSLYWAQRHRARVTGLTIAAEHVPLIRHFARQAGVGDRVRAHVADIHTHDAVRTYDAAYANESSGYMDRTRLFEVVARALRPGGWFGIQEHFVCRPEWRGFLDDYYKTRLGTREEYVSAASAAGFTLERDEDVTDGVAEFWVQSMAWNTCELDRVRAGGAPAAWTLRRLEESTVVHSRLFRLWRDHAVETRLLLFRNGG; this is encoded by the coding sequence ATGAGCGCTACACCATTCACTTCTCCCTTAGGCAGCGGGCAGGGCCTGGACGATGAGCAGGTGCGGCTCTACTACGGCCGCAAGACCGCGGACATCCTCCACAAGTACGGCCCGGGTCCGCGTGTCCACTTCCACTTGGGGATGTTCGGGCACGACACGCACCCGCACACCACGGTCCCCCAGGAGGTGATCAAGCAGCGCATCGTGGGCGCGCAGGAGGAGATAGTCGAGCACGCGGCCCGCTCCTGGGGCGCGTACGAGCGGCCACCCCGCACCCTCCTCGACATCGGCTGCGGTCTCGGCGGCGGCTCCCTGTACTGGGCCCAACGCCACCGCGCGAGGGTCACCGGCCTCACCATCGCGGCCGAACACGTGCCGCTGATCCGGCACTTCGCACGACAGGCGGGCGTAGGCGACCGGGTCCGCGCCCACGTCGCCGACATCCACACCCACGACGCCGTGCGGACCTACGACGCCGCCTACGCCAACGAGAGCAGCGGCTACATGGACCGCACCCGGCTCTTCGAGGTCGTCGCGAGAGCCCTTCGGCCGGGCGGCTGGTTCGGCATACAGGAGCACTTCGTGTGCCGGCCCGAGTGGCGCGGCTTCCTCGACGACTACTACAAGACGCGGCTCGGGACGCGCGAGGAGTACGTGAGCGCCGCGTCGGCGGCGGGCTTCACCCTCGAACGGGACGAGGACGTCACCGACGGGGTGGCGGAGTTCTGGGTGCAGTCGATGGCCTGGAACACCTGCGAGCTGGACCGGGTCCGGGCCGGCGGCGCCCCGGCGGCATGGACCCTGAGGCGCCTGGAGGAATCGACCGTGGTGCACAGCAGACTCTTCCGGCTCTGGCGCGACCACGCGGTCGAGACCCGACTGCTGCTGTTCCGGAACGGGGGCTGA
- a CDS encoding cytochrome P450, protein MSTNPTPPPGCPAHAAAAPGGLHRLDGPEAASDPAGLYEKLRAEHGPVAPVLVQGELRAWLVLGHRENLDVARTPSRFARDPRGWRDMREGRVPADTPLGPMVAWVPVCNFTDGPVHERLRGAVVESLLRFDRRGIRRHVTRFANQLIDRIAADGRADLVAAFSDQLPMLVMTQLVGAPDEHGPRLVKAARDMLQGTETALESDRYVTATLEQLVHARKSVPARDLASWLLEHPADLTDTEVLMHLRVVLIAAYETTANLIANTLRTVLTDRRFRASLSGGHMTLPDALEQVLWDDPPINTIIGRWATGDTQLGGRDIKAGDMLLLGLSAGNADPQIRPDPDASVHGNRSHLAFSSGPHECPGQDIGRAIADTGIEVLLSRLPDLQLGVPESELRWRGTLMSRHLLALPVRFTPRPPDDGGAESGPHPFPEQAVGHPPHAPTGPVPPRPAAMPAASATHRRPSWWRRLLGLG, encoded by the coding sequence GTGAGCACCAACCCCACCCCGCCGCCCGGGTGTCCCGCGCACGCCGCGGCGGCCCCCGGCGGGCTGCACCGGCTCGACGGACCGGAGGCGGCGTCGGACCCGGCGGGTCTGTACGAGAAGCTCCGCGCGGAACACGGCCCGGTCGCCCCGGTCCTCGTCCAGGGCGAACTGCGGGCCTGGCTCGTCCTCGGACACCGCGAGAACCTGGACGTGGCCCGCACCCCCTCGCGGTTCGCCCGCGACCCGCGGGGCTGGCGCGACATGCGGGAGGGCAGGGTGCCGGCCGACACCCCGTTGGGCCCCATGGTCGCGTGGGTACCGGTGTGCAACTTCACCGACGGACCCGTCCACGAGCGGCTGCGCGGAGCCGTCGTGGAGTCCCTGCTGCGCTTCGACAGACGAGGCATCCGCCGCCACGTCACCCGCTTCGCCAACCAGTTGATCGACCGGATCGCGGCCGACGGACGCGCCGACCTGGTCGCCGCCTTCTCCGACCAGCTCCCCATGCTCGTCATGACCCAGCTCGTCGGCGCACCCGACGAGCACGGCCCCCGCCTGGTCAAGGCGGCCCGCGACATGCTGCAAGGGACCGAGACGGCCCTGGAGAGCGACCGGTACGTCACCGCGACCCTGGAACAACTGGTCCACGCCCGCAAGTCGGTGCCCGCCCGCGACCTGGCCTCCTGGCTGCTGGAGCATCCGGCGGACCTCACCGACACGGAGGTGCTCATGCACCTGCGCGTCGTGCTGATCGCGGCGTACGAGACGACCGCCAACCTCATCGCGAACACCCTGCGGACGGTCCTGACCGACCGGCGTTTCCGCGCCAGCCTCTCCGGCGGTCACATGACGCTGCCCGACGCGCTCGAACAGGTCCTGTGGGACGACCCGCCGATCAACACCATCATCGGGCGGTGGGCCACCGGGGACACCCAACTAGGGGGGCGTGACATCAAGGCCGGCGACATGCTGCTGCTCGGCCTGTCGGCGGGCAACGCCGATCCGCAGATCCGGCCCGATCCCGACGCGTCCGTGCACGGCAACCGGTCGCACCTCGCCTTCAGCAGCGGCCCCCACGAGTGTCCCGGCCAGGACATCGGCCGGGCCATCGCCGACACCGGCATCGAAGTACTGCTCAGTCGGCTGCCCGATCTCCAACTGGGCGTGCCGGAGAGTGAGTTGCGCTGGCGCGGCACGCTCATGTCCCGGCACCTGCTGGCCCTGCCGGTACGGTTCACACCGCGCCCCCCGGACGACGGCGGGGCGGAGAGCGGCCCCCACCCCTTCCCGGAGCAGGCCGTCGGCCACCCCCCGCACGCCCCGACCGGGCCCGTCCCGCCGCGGCCGGCGGCGATGCCCGCGGCCTCCGCCACCCATCGCAGGCCGAGTTGGTGGCGACGGCTGCTCGGACTCGGCTGA
- a CDS encoding CAP domain-containing protein — translation MRTPQPRIPAGHRAARHPRARRVVLAAVGTLAAGTVGVLALDLTGDSAGNARTADSDVRADALPAGGSVPGSATPQDARPTESASPSASASASPSPTTSSASPKASATTPTAAVTRDTTEKKAAPAPAPVKPAGKPRKPAPADPVPPPSGTVAQVISLVNAERREAGCGDLTANARLTSAAQSYTEVMARSGELSHTGPDGSTMSGRISATGYKWSATGENIARGQADATAVMDSWMKSPGHRANILNCNFTEIGVGVVQAGGPWWTQDFARPQ, via the coding sequence ATGCGAACCCCCCAGCCCCGCATACCCGCCGGCCACCGCGCCGCGCGCCACCCGCGGGCCCGGCGCGTGGTCCTGGCCGCCGTGGGGACCCTGGCGGCCGGCACGGTGGGGGTGCTCGCCCTGGACCTCACGGGCGACTCGGCGGGGAACGCGCGCACGGCCGACTCCGACGTCCGCGCCGACGCCCTCCCGGCCGGCGGCTCCGTGCCCGGCTCCGCGACGCCGCAGGACGCGCGGCCCACGGAGTCAGCGTCCCCCTCCGCCTCCGCGTCCGCCTCGCCGAGCCCCACCACCTCGTCCGCCTCGCCGAAGGCCTCCGCGACGACCCCCACGGCCGCCGTCACCCGCGACACGACGGAGAAGAAGGCGGCCCCCGCACCGGCCCCCGTCAAGCCGGCCGGCAAACCCAGGAAGCCCGCACCGGCCGACCCCGTCCCGCCCCCCTCGGGGACGGTCGCCCAGGTCATCAGCCTGGTGAACGCCGAACGCCGGGAAGCCGGCTGCGGCGACCTGACGGCGAACGCCAGACTGACCTCCGCGGCCCAGTCCTACACCGAGGTGATGGCCCGCTCCGGCGAGCTCTCCCACACCGGACCGGACGGATCCACCATGTCGGGCCGCATCAGCGCGACCGGCTACAAGTGGTCCGCGACGGGCGAGAACATCGCCAGGGGGCAGGCGGACGCGACCGCGGTCATGGACTCCTGGATGAAGAGCCCCGGGCACCGCGCGAACATCCTGAACTGCAACTTCACCGAGATCGGCGTCGGCGTCGTGCAGGCCGGAGGCCCGTGGTGGACCCAGGACTTCGCCCGCCCCCAGTAG
- a CDS encoding terpene synthase family protein: MTSIDRPSRIGRPLPAFHCPLDTGLVHPRAKEMEALAVDWLDSHGIHTDPVERAWSLATHSADFSCRIVPHGDDTALLLFIEWNYWANAVDDWQDSGADDVRTAAVADHGARLLRTIETPGAGVLPDGPMTRALDDLVTRTHALLTPFELRRFTEGTRDWLLGAAWEAANAERGLMPGLADFAAMGTLANGTRFSLTWADVANRVRLAPEVLYAPAVRALTDAAGFVVSADNDLFSYDKDDHVEPREVNLINVIAHQEGLTPARAVPVAVALRDRAMGLFLRLREQVARDADEPLARHLEGMGHYIAGCLAWQDRAPRYASPRNRNELPVEGARFDIRYSDVPSDDRTEAPPLPALAWWWDLLDG, translated from the coding sequence ATGACGAGCATCGATCGCCCTTCCCGGATCGGCAGGCCGCTGCCGGCGTTCCACTGCCCCCTCGACACCGGGCTGGTCCATCCCCGGGCGAAGGAAATGGAGGCACTGGCCGTCGACTGGTTGGACTCCCACGGGATCCACACCGATCCGGTCGAACGGGCCTGGAGCCTGGCCACGCACAGCGCCGACTTCTCGTGCCGCATCGTGCCGCACGGGGACGACACGGCCCTGCTGCTGTTCATCGAGTGGAACTACTGGGCCAACGCCGTCGACGACTGGCAGGACTCGGGGGCGGACGACGTCCGCACGGCGGCCGTCGCCGACCACGGCGCGCGGCTGCTGCGGACCATCGAGACACCGGGGGCCGGCGTCCTGCCCGACGGGCCGATGACCCGCGCCCTCGACGACCTCGTGACGCGCACGCACGCGCTGCTCACCCCGTTCGAACTGCGCCGGTTCACCGAGGGGACGCGTGACTGGCTGCTCGGGGCGGCCTGGGAGGCGGCGAACGCCGAGCGGGGCCTGATGCCCGGCCTCGCGGACTTCGCGGCCATGGGAACCCTGGCGAACGGCACCCGCTTCTCGCTCACCTGGGCCGACGTGGCCAACCGGGTCCGGTTGGCCCCCGAGGTGTTGTACGCGCCGGCGGTGCGGGCGCTGACCGACGCCGCCGGATTCGTCGTCAGCGCCGACAACGACCTGTTCTCGTACGACAAGGACGATCACGTGGAGCCGCGGGAGGTGAACCTGATCAACGTGATCGCCCACCAGGAGGGCCTGACACCGGCGCGGGCGGTGCCGGTGGCGGTGGCGCTCCGGGACCGGGCAATGGGCCTCTTCCTGCGACTGCGCGAACAGGTGGCCCGCGACGCGGACGAACCGCTCGCCCGCCACCTGGAGGGGATGGGCCACTACATCGCGGGGTGCCTCGCGTGGCAGGACCGGGCGCCGCGCTACGCCAGTCCGCGCAACCGCAACGAACTGCCCGTCGAGGGGGCCCGGTTCGACATCCGCTACAGCGACGTGCCGAGCGACGACCGGACGGAGGCACCGCCGTTGCCGGCCCTCGCCTGGTGGTGGGACCTGCTGGACGGGTGA
- a CDS encoding GTP-binding protein: MDYRSSDLPAVAGPRHEDILPQSTATAVKIVVVGGFGVGKTTMVGAVSEIRPLTTEETMTKAGIGVDDTRGVGRKTTTTVAMDFGRISINDELVLYLFGTPGQERFWFLWRGLFEGALGAVVLLDTRRLEISFDVIGRLEERGVPFVVAVNSFPDAPEHPLEELRQALDLPPAVPILVCDARRRGSARDVLLTLMRYLHSQAATTEAL; encoded by the coding sequence ATGGACTACAGAAGCTCTGACCTGCCGGCCGTCGCCGGACCCCGGCACGAGGACATACTCCCGCAGTCGACGGCCACCGCCGTCAAGATCGTCGTCGTCGGCGGCTTCGGCGTGGGCAAGACGACCATGGTCGGCGCGGTCAGTGAGATCAGGCCGCTGACCACCGAGGAGACGATGACCAAGGCGGGCATCGGCGTGGACGACACGCGCGGGGTGGGCCGCAAGACCACCACGACCGTCGCCATGGACTTCGGCCGGATCAGCATCAACGACGAACTCGTGCTCTACCTGTTCGGCACCCCGGGACAGGAGCGCTTCTGGTTCCTGTGGCGGGGACTGTTCGAGGGCGCGCTCGGAGCCGTCGTCCTCCTCGACACCCGGAGGCTGGAGATCAGCTTCGACGTGATCGGTCGGCTGGAAGAGCGCGGTGTGCCCTTCGTCGTTGCCGTGAACTCCTTCCCGGACGCGCCCGAGCACCCGCTCGAAGAACTCCGCCAGGCCCTGGACCTGCCCCCCGCGGTCCCCATCCTCGTCTGTGACGCCAGGCGCCGGGGCTCCGCCCGCGACGTCCTGCTGACCCTCATGCGCTACCTGCACTCCCAGGCAGCAACCACGGAGGCACTGTGA
- a CDS encoding HAMP domain-containing sensor histidine kinase → MRRSLAGVALAVTSMVALSFLIPLAVLVMSLAREQSITAAEQPAAAMAPILTLTTDPDDLRESMAGLDRAEHLAIHLPDARELGTSHAPAELLERAKQGRESISQDVPGGGWIYLQPVVLPHDRVAVVENFVPEDDLTRGVAASWTVMLVLAVGLLIGSVLVADRLGAKVVRSSKELAQASYVLGEGNLSTRVVPMGPRELRDAGVAFNAMADRMTELLAIERELVADLSHRLRTPLTALHLATERMGPSLESGRVEAAVGALEAELQAIITTARTPLAMGPMGRALREAGDTRAVTPVAHGKPAGERCEAAEVIRRRAGFWAVLAEQQGRSCSLRIAEEDTTVDLAHDDVAAVVDALVGNVFRYTTDGTAFAIVVDRTAQAVELLVEDAGPGIPDPDQALTRGSSTGSTGLGLDIVRRAATATGGTVRIGRAALGGASVRVTFGLSTGSTDTARRSLRGRRRRGGTRQQPD, encoded by the coding sequence GTGAGACGCTCCCTGGCGGGAGTGGCCCTCGCCGTCACCTCCATGGTCGCCCTCTCGTTCCTCATCCCGCTCGCCGTACTGGTCATGTCGTTGGCCCGGGAGCAGAGCATCACGGCCGCCGAACAACCCGCCGCCGCCATGGCGCCCATCCTGACCCTGACCACCGACCCCGACGACCTCCGGGAATCCATGGCGGGCCTGGACCGGGCGGAGCACCTGGCCATCCACCTGCCCGACGCGCGCGAGCTCGGCACCAGCCACGCCCCCGCCGAACTGCTCGAGCGGGCGAAGCAGGGACGGGAGTCCATCTCCCAGGACGTGCCCGGCGGCGGCTGGATCTACCTCCAGCCGGTCGTGCTCCCGCACGACCGGGTCGCCGTCGTCGAGAACTTCGTCCCCGAGGACGACCTGACCCGGGGCGTCGCCGCCTCGTGGACCGTGATGCTGGTCCTGGCGGTCGGCCTGCTCATCGGCTCGGTACTCGTCGCCGACCGCCTCGGCGCGAAGGTCGTCCGGTCCTCGAAGGAACTCGCCCAGGCGTCCTACGTGCTGGGGGAGGGCAACCTCAGCACCCGCGTCGTCCCCATGGGGCCGAGGGAACTGCGCGACGCCGGCGTGGCCTTCAACGCCATGGCCGACCGGATGACCGAACTCCTCGCCATCGAACGGGAACTCGTCGCGGACCTCTCCCACCGGCTGCGCACCCCGCTGACAGCCCTGCACCTCGCCACCGAACGGATGGGCCCGAGCCTGGAGTCGGGCAGGGTCGAGGCCGCGGTCGGCGCGTTGGAGGCGGAACTCCAGGCGATCATCACCACCGCGCGCACCCCGCTCGCCATGGGACCGATGGGACGCGCCCTGCGCGAGGCGGGCGACACGCGCGCCGTGACGCCGGTGGCTCACGGGAAGCCGGCGGGGGAGCGGTGCGAGGCCGCCGAGGTGATCCGGCGCCGGGCGGGCTTCTGGGCCGTACTGGCCGAACAACAGGGACGAAGCTGCTCGTTGCGCATCGCCGAGGAGGACACCACCGTCGACCTCGCCCACGACGACGTGGCCGCCGTCGTGGACGCCCTGGTGGGGAACGTCTTCCGGTACACGACCGACGGCACGGCGTTCGCGATCGTCGTGGACCGCACCGCGCAGGCCGTGGAACTGCTGGTCGAGGACGCCGGCCCCGGCATCCCCGACCCGGACCAGGCATTGACGCGGGGGAGCAGCACCGGCTCGACGGGCCTGGGACTGGACATCGTCCGGCGGGCGGCGACGGCGACCGGAGGCACCGTACGGATCGGGCGGGCCGCCCTGGGAGGCGCGTCCGTACGCGTCACCTTCGGCCTCTCCACCGGCTCCACCGACACCGCCCGACGTTCCCTGCGCGGTCGGCGCCGACGCGGCGGCACACGACAACAGCCGGACTGA